One Mycolicibacterium fortuitum subsp. fortuitum genomic window carries:
- a CDS encoding acetyl-CoA acetyltransferase, translating into MTVPRTLDPRTPVLIGYGQVNQREENPDVEPVDLMVEAAREAADPRVLEVVDSVRIVNLLSWHYRDPGLLLAQRIGAGKAATRYTGVGGNVPQSLVNEACLDLQGGRAEVVLIAGAETWRTRSRLRSAGAKPDWTRQDDSVPEAPGAHDGVPMAGEAELRINLDRPAYVYPMFEQALRVAAGESSDEHRRRIGELWSQFSAVAAGNPHAWSREAVSAEKIWQPGPDNRMISWPYTKLMNSNNMVNQGAVLILTTVEKATYLQIPSDRWVFPYAGTDSHDTYAIGERDELYRSPAIRIAGRRVLELAGVGADEVDFVDVYSCFPSAVQVAAAEIGLPLADPSRPLTVTGGLTFAGGPWNNYVSHSIATMAEQLVANPGTRGLITANGGYLTKHSFGVYGTEPPSHEFRWQDVQSEVDAEPTRQLQVDFTGTGTVESWTTPVGRDGTAERAFLAVRTPEDGRTLARIVDESQAAATMAEDIAGAKVRVHADGSATLL; encoded by the coding sequence ATGACCGTGCCCAGGACACTCGATCCACGAACCCCGGTACTGATCGGTTACGGCCAGGTCAATCAGCGGGAGGAGAATCCGGACGTCGAGCCCGTCGATCTCATGGTCGAGGCCGCTCGGGAGGCTGCCGATCCGCGGGTGCTGGAGGTCGTCGACTCGGTACGGATCGTGAACCTGCTGTCCTGGCACTACCGGGATCCGGGGTTGTTGTTGGCGCAACGTATCGGGGCAGGCAAGGCGGCGACGCGGTACACGGGCGTGGGTGGCAACGTTCCGCAGTCGTTGGTCAACGAGGCCTGTCTGGATCTGCAGGGCGGACGGGCCGAGGTGGTGCTGATCGCCGGCGCCGAGACCTGGCGTACACGAAGCCGGCTGCGCTCGGCCGGGGCCAAGCCGGACTGGACCCGTCAGGACGACTCGGTGCCGGAGGCGCCGGGCGCGCATGACGGTGTGCCGATGGCCGGTGAGGCCGAGCTGCGCATCAATCTGGACCGTCCCGCTTATGTGTATCCGATGTTCGAGCAGGCGCTGCGTGTCGCCGCCGGCGAGAGCAGCGATGAGCACCGCAGGCGCATCGGTGAGTTGTGGTCACAGTTCAGTGCTGTCGCGGCGGGCAACCCGCACGCCTGGAGCCGTGAGGCGGTGTCCGCCGAGAAGATCTGGCAGCCGGGCCCGGACAACCGGATGATCAGCTGGCCCTACACCAAGCTGATGAACTCGAACAACATGGTGAACCAAGGTGCGGTGCTGATCCTGACAACCGTCGAGAAGGCCACCTACCTTCAGATTCCCTCGGACCGTTGGGTTTTCCCGTATGCGGGGACGGATTCGCACGATACCTACGCGATCGGCGAGCGGGACGAGCTCTATCGGTCCCCGGCGATCCGGATCGCAGGGCGCCGCGTCCTGGAGTTGGCGGGTGTGGGTGCCGACGAGGTCGATTTCGTCGACGTGTACTCATGCTTCCCGTCGGCGGTGCAGGTGGCGGCGGCCGAAATCGGTCTGCCCCTGGCCGATCCGTCGCGGCCGCTGACCGTCACCGGTGGGCTCACGTTCGCCGGTGGTCCGTGGAACAACTACGTATCCCATTCGATTGCCACCATGGCCGAGCAACTCGTGGCCAATCCCGGGACCCGTGGGCTCATCACCGCCAATGGCGGTTACCTGACCAAGCACAGTTTCGGGGTGTACGGCACCGAGCCACCGTCTCACGAATTTCGTTGGCAGGATGTGCAATCCGAGGTCGATGCCGAGCCCACCCGCCAACTGCAGGTGGACTTCACCGGCACGGGCACGGTGGAATCCTGGACCACGCCGGTTGGTCGCGACGGCACGGCGGAGCGGGCCTTCCTGGCGGTGCGGACCCCGGAGGACGGTCGTACGCTGGCCCGGATCGTCGACGAGTCTCAGGCGGCAGCGACCATGGCCGAGGACATTGCCGGGGCTAAGGTGCGGGTTCACGCCGACGGCAGCGCGACCCTCCTCTAG